In Streptomyces sp. NBC_00704, a genomic segment contains:
- a CDS encoding SDR family oxidoreductase — MSETNTVNHQKVALVTGANKGIGYEIAAGLGALGWSVGIGARNEERREAAVDKLRADGVDAFGVPLDVTDDAGVTAAARLIEERTGRLDALVNNAGITGGGPQEPTTVDVDRVRAAVETNVIGVIRVTNAMLPLLRRSPSPRIVNVSSSVGSLTRQTTPGAGTGPISVAYAPSKTFLNAVTVQYAKELADTHILINAVCPGFTATDLNAFRGVRTPQQGAAAAIRLATVPADGPTGRFFDDEGEVPW; from the coding sequence ATGAGTGAGACGAACACCGTGAACCATCAGAAGGTCGCGCTGGTGACCGGGGCCAACAAGGGCATCGGGTACGAGATCGCCGCCGGGCTGGGCGCCCTCGGCTGGTCCGTCGGCATCGGCGCGCGGAACGAGGAGCGGCGCGAGGCCGCCGTGGACAAGCTGCGCGCGGACGGCGTCGACGCGTTCGGCGTGCCGCTGGACGTGACCGACGACGCCGGCGTGACAGCGGCGGCTCGGCTGATCGAGGAGCGGACCGGGCGGCTCGACGCGCTCGTCAACAACGCGGGGATCACCGGCGGCGGACCGCAGGAGCCCACCACGGTCGACGTGGACCGGGTACGGGCGGCCGTGGAGACCAACGTGATCGGCGTCATCCGCGTCACCAACGCCATGCTCCCCCTGCTGCGCCGCTCGCCGTCGCCGCGGATCGTGAACGTGTCCAGCAGCGTCGGCTCCCTCACACGCCAGACCACCCCTGGCGCCGGGACGGGTCCCATCTCCGTCGCCTACGCCCCGTCGAAGACGTTCCTCAACGCCGTCACCGTGCAGTACGCCAAGGAACTGGCCGACACGCACATCCTGATCAACGCCGTCTGCCCCGGCTTCACGGCGACCGACCTCAACGCGTTCCGGGGCGTGCGCACCCCCCAGCAGGGCGCGGCCGCCGCGATCCGGCTGGCCACCGTGCCGGCCGACGGGCCGACGGGCCGCTTCTTCGACGACGAGGGAGAGGTGCCCTGGTGA